The genomic stretch GGCCGGCGGCGGCATCACGCGGGTACACAGCGACAGCAACGGCACGGAGTTCGCGCTGGAGCCTCCTGCGGACCCGTAGCAATCTCCCTGTGTCCGGCGGAAGAGGCGGCAATGGCCTGGGATCCCGCGCAGTACGACAAGTTCCGCGCCCAGCGCGAGCGCCCGGCGATCGATCTGCTGGCCGCCATCCCGGCGGTCGAGGCCAGGACCATCGTCGACCTTGGCTGCGGAACCGGGGCACTTGCCCGGCGGCTGGCCGCGCGTTGGCCCACGGCCCGGATCACCGGCGTGGATGCCTCCGACGCCATGCTCGCCAAGGCCGCGGCCGAGCCGTCGCGCATTGCATGGGTCCAGGCCGACATCGCCGCCTGGCGGCCGGACCGGCCGGTGGACCTGATCGTCTCCAACGCCGCGCTGCATTGGCTGCCCGACCATGCGTGTCTGTTCCCGCACCTGATGGCCCAGCTCGCCCCCGGCGGTATCCTGGCGGTGCAGATGCCCCGCAACGGCGATGCGCCGAGCCACCGGTCGATCCACGAGATCGCGGCCCACGGACCATGGGCCGACCGCCTGCGCGGCAAGCTGGACCCGGCGCCGGTGGCGCCGCCGGAGTTCTACCACGACCTGCTCGCCCCGCGGTCGGCGCACCTGGACATCTGGGAGACCACCTACCTCCAGGTGCTGGAGGGCGAGGATCCGGTATTGGAATGGGTGAAGGGGACGACCCTGCTGCCGGTGGCGTCCGCCCTGGCCGACACGCCGGACCTGCTGGACGCGTACAC from Azospirillaceae bacterium encodes the following:
- a CDS encoding methyltransferase domain-containing protein; translated protein: MAWDPAQYDKFRAQRERPAIDLLAAIPAVEARTIVDLGCGTGALARRLAARWPTARITGVDASDAMLAKAAAEPSRIAWVQADIAAWRPDRPVDLIVSNAALHWLPDHACLFPHLMAQLAPGGILAVQMPRNGDAPSHRSIHEIAAHGPWADRLRGKLDPAPVAPPEFYHDLLAPRSAHLDIWETTYLQVLEGEDPVLEWVKGTTLLPVASALADTPDLLDAYTQTYGARLRAAYSRRSDGTTLFPFRRLFLVARVP